The Mesorhizobium koreense genome includes a window with the following:
- a CDS encoding DUF2948 family protein has product MDQLKLAALDEEDLKVISAHVQDALMQIGDIDYSPARKWFLVPMNRFVRDGKRSLFRRKYERRRSVLHFEHVLSVRSTGIDRENIKDVLSLLAIRFIPGDAPAGTIELVFAGEATIRLDVEFIEARLADLGAAWETSSRPAHFA; this is encoded by the coding sequence ATGGACCAGCTCAAGCTTGCCGCTCTTGACGAAGAAGACCTGAAGGTCATCTCCGCGCATGTGCAGGATGCGCTGATGCAGATCGGCGACATCGACTACAGCCCGGCGCGGAAATGGTTCCTGGTGCCGATGAACCGCTTCGTGCGCGACGGCAAACGCAGCCTTTTCCGGCGCAAGTACGAAAGACGGCGCAGCGTTCTTCATTTCGAGCATGTGCTTTCGGTCAGGAGCACCGGCATCGACCGCGAGAATATCAAGGACGTGCTGTCGCTTCTCGCCATCCGCTTCATCCCGGGCGACGCGCCGGCCGGCACGATCGAACTCGTCTTCGCCGGCGAGGCGACCATCCGGCTCGACGTCGAATTCATCGAGGCGCGGCTTGCCGATCTCGGGGCCGCCTGGGAAACCTCGTCCCGCCCCGCGCATTTCGCCTGA